In a single window of the Bubalus kerabau isolate K-KA32 ecotype Philippines breed swamp buffalo chromosome 18, PCC_UOA_SB_1v2, whole genome shotgun sequence genome:
- the LOC129633037 gene encoding Golgi phosphoprotein 3-like, translating to MHALQVQSTYKYKENNTRNSSLAFELFCLGETWNPLKLHYQLRNVRERLAKNLVKKGVLTTEKQNFLLFDMTTHPLTNNSIKQRLIKKVQEAVLDKWVNGPHLMDKRLLALLYLAHASDVLENAFAPMLDEQYDIATKRVRQLLDLDPEVECLKAGTNEVLWAVVAAFTK from the coding sequence ATGCACGCCTTACAAGTACAAAGTACTTACAAGTACAAAGAGAATAATACCCGAAATTCCTCCCTagcttttgaactcttttgtttaGGTGAGACGTGGAATCCATTAAAATTGCATTATCAGTTAAGAAACGTCCGGGAACGATTAGCAAAAAACCTGGTGAAAAAGGGCGTACTGAcaacagagaaacagaacttCCTCCTCTTTGACATGACGACGCACCCCCTCACCAACAACAGCATTAAGCAGCGCCTCATCAAGAAGGTGCAGGAAGCCGTTCTCGACAAGTGGGTGAACGGCCCTCACCTCATGGACAAGCGCCTGCTGGCCCTCCTCTACCTGGCTCACGCCTCGGACGTCCTAGAGAATGCGTTCGCGCCAATGCTGGACGAGCAGTACGACATAGCCACCAAGCGGGTGCGGCAGCTCCTGGACTTGGACCCTGAGGTGGAGTGCCTGAAGGCCGGGACCAACGAGGTGCTATGGGCGGTGGTGGCCGCCTTCACCAAGTGA